From Myxocyprinus asiaticus isolate MX2 ecotype Aquarium Trade chromosome 25, UBuf_Myxa_2, whole genome shotgun sequence, one genomic window encodes:
- the LOC127415873 gene encoding rho-related GTP-binding protein RhoB-like, which yields MASIRKKLVVVGDGACGKTCLLIVFSKDEFPEVYVPTVFENYVADIEVDTKRVQLALWDTAGQEDYDRLRPLSYPDTDVILMCFSVESPDSLQNIPEKWVPEVKHFCPNVPVILVANKKDLRSDENVRSELSKMKQEPVRTEDGRAMAARIGAHDYMECSAKTKEGVREVFETATRAALQKRSRPPTGCLKCCLLM from the coding sequence ATGGCGAGTATTCGTAAAAAGCTGGTGGTGGTTGGGGACGGGGCATGTGGTAAGACGTGTCTGTTAATCGTCTTCAGCAAAGATGAATTCCCAGAGGTTTACGTGCCCACTGTGTTTGAAAACTACGTGGCGGACATCGAAGTGGATACCAAGCGAGTTCAGCTGGCTTTATGGGACACTGCGGGACAGGAGGACTACGACCGCCTGCGGCCCCTGTCCTATCCGGACACCGACGTCATCCTCATGTGCTTCTCGGTGGAGAGCCCGGACTCTCTGCAAAACATCCCGGAAAAGTGGGTGCCGGAGGTCAAACACTTCTGTCCTAACGTGCCAGTCATTTTGGTGGCGAATAAGAAGGATTTGCGGAGCGATGAGAATGTGAGAAGTGAGCTGTCGAAAATGAAACAGGAGCCCGTGAGGACGGAGGATGGACGCGCCATGGCTGCGCGCATCGGAGCGCATGATTACATGGAGTGCTCTGCCAAAACCAAAGAAGGGGTTCGGGAGGTGTTTGAAACCGCTACTCGAGCAGCCTTACAGAAGAGATCCAGACCGCCCACTGGCTGTTTGAAATGCTGCCTGTTGATGTGA